Proteins found in one Pyrus communis chromosome 15, drPyrComm1.1, whole genome shotgun sequence genomic segment:
- the LOC137717072 gene encoding ethylene-responsive transcription factor 5-like, whose product MPIFPDPFPFPVTHIPSPSPSLQSPTPSPPTPKSSPHTHFAPPSLQTKPANPVRKPTLTISLPNKTKWIQFTNSDQAAVKSTAVQMSLNKKKKKHYRRARQRPWGKYAAKIWDPNRRGSQVWLGTFDTVIEAAKAYDRASFKLRGAKAILNFPHNQLSQF is encoded by the coding sequence atgcCCATCTTCCCCGACCCCTTTCCCTTCCCCGTAACCCATATCCCTTCTCCTTCCCCTTCCCTGCAATCCCCGACCCCTTCCCCACCCACTCCAAAATCTTCCCCCCATACCCACTTCGCCCCTCCTTCACTGCAAACTAAACCCGCCAACCCGGTCAGAAAGCCCACACTCACAATCTCGCTTCCCAACAAAACTAAGTGGATCCAGTTCACTAACTCAGACCAGGCTGCCGTGAAGTCGACGGCGGTTCAGATGAGTttgaacaaaaagaagaaaaagcacTACCGAAGGGCCCGACAAAGACCATGGGGCAAGTACGCGGCGAAGATTTGGGATCCGAACCGCAGAGGCTCCCAGGTTTGGTTGGGGACCTTCGACACGGTGATTGAAGCAGCCAAGGCTTACGATCGAGCATCGTTCAAGCTCCGAGGTGCCAAAGCGATCCTCAACTTCCCGCACAACCAGCTGTCCCAATTCTGA